The following is a genomic window from Actinomadura rubteroloni.
GTGAAGTAGTCGCCGTCCACCAGGAATTGCTCGTAGGCGTAGAGGGCGTTGTCGATGACGATGACGACCGGGTTCCGGTTGTAGCGGGCCATTGTGGAGAGGGCCTGGGCGGTCATGTGGAAGCCGCCGTCGCCGCAGATCACCAGGGGGCGGCGGGACGAGCCGAAGGCCGCGCCGACGGATGCGGCGACCGAGTGTCCGATCGACGCCCACACGGCGCTGCAGAGGAAGGCGTCGCGGCCTTTCACGGGCAGGTTCGCGGCCGAGTAGACGCCGAGGAAGATGTCGGGCACGACGATCCAGGACGCGTCCAGGGCGGCGGCGATCCGCTCGAAAACGCCCCGGTACGTCAGGGCGCCCGTCGGTGGGCCGGGGGCGGGGGACGTCAGGGCGGGTGGGGACGGGCGCGGGGGTGCTTTTGCCGCCTCGGTCACCAGGGCCGTTACGAGTGCGCCTATCTCCGCGTTCTGTTTGGCTCCGGTGCGAATTTTCACCTTGCCGTCGTAGGCGGCGATGATGTGGTCGCTGCCGCCCGTCACCAGGTGTGCGTAGCCGCTGGGGAACACGCAGCCGAGTGTCACGAGCAGGTCCGCGTGTTCGACGGCGTCCGCCGCGGCGGGCGCCGAGTGCGGCGGGTCGTAGACGCCGACCCAGCCGTTCCCCTGCTCGGGGAGCGTCGACTTGGCGAGCAGCGCGCTCGACCAGCGCACGCCGAGCTTCGCGATGAGGTCGGCGACGCGGTCCGCGAGGCCGTAGCGCTGGACCTCCGCGCCGATCAGCAAGACCGGCGACGTCGCGGCGCGGATCTGCGCGACGATCGCGGCGGCGAGCTGCTTCTCCGTGCCGGA
Proteins encoded in this region:
- a CDS encoding thiamine pyrophosphate-dependent enzyme; the encoded protein is MTFTVADYVLTRLAQQRVDALFGVPGAYCADLFGATAAHGITAVVTASDLEAGYAADGYARTKGLGAVAVANGVGVLSMINAIGGAFVERSPVVVLNGGPSCAHLDKLKKFDVLFSHSTGRPDADLTAYKLVTASAVRAEKAADVPALVDGALTTALRTKKPVYVEIAEDLWTKACPSPTGSLSAAVPPSGTEKQLAAAIVAQIRAATSPVLLIGAEVQRYGLADRVADLIAKLGVRWSSALLAKSTLPEQGNGWVGVYDPPHSAPAAADAVEHADLLVTLGCVFPSGYAHLVTGGSDHIIAAYDGKVKIRTGAKQNAEIGALVTALVTEAAKAPPRPSPPALTSPAPGPPTGALTYRGVFERIAAALDASWIVVPDIFLGVYSAANLPVKGRDAFLCSAVWASIGHSVAASVGAAFGSSRRPLVICGDGGFHMTAQALSTMARYNRNPVVIVIDNALYAYEQFLVDGDYFTHPGTPPTPYLTLNKWNFTQLAQGLGLTSAQSVNTEADFDTALAAAKASAEPALIAAEIDPHDLPAELP